In Salinarimonas sp., a genomic segment contains:
- the ccoS gene encoding cbb3-type cytochrome oxidase assembly protein CcoS — MNVILYLLPIALALGLLGLAAFLWSLKKGQYDDLEGAAVRILDDDDLPEDQRPRRERPERRDGSGGGQG, encoded by the coding sequence GTGAACGTGATCCTCTATCTGCTCCCGATCGCGCTCGCTCTCGGCCTTCTCGGGCTCGCGGCCTTCCTCTGGTCCCTGAAGAAGGGCCAGTACGACGATCTCGAAGGCGCGGCGGTGCGCATCCTCGACGACGACGACCTGCCCGAGGACCAGCGCCCCCGACGCGAGAGGCCGGAGCGCCGGGACGGCTCAGGCGGGGGGCAGGGCTAG
- a CDS encoding heavy metal translocating P-type ATPase, whose product MSVSPALAAGVPPAGRVDYSAFVVRAEDGACRLDLAVDGVTCAACIREIEDGVAGAPGLEAARLNYTTRRLTLRLAEDADPAEAVARLERLGYRAYPFTPSREEAIESAETKDLLTRLGVAAFATMNIMLLSVSVWSGNASDIDPATRDLFHWISALIAIPAVAYSGQPFFRAAIRSIRSGALGMDVPISLGVLLAVGVSLYETAHSATHAYFDSAVMLLAFLLAGRVLDQAMRKRTRAVAGNLIALRGDTARRIGSDGAIVEVPVLAIKAGERIAVRPGDRIAVDGVVEEGASEVDASLVTGETAHDPVAPGAIVHSGTLNVSGALVVRATAAAESSLVAEVNKLLDAALLAKSKYVRIADKAARLYSPVVHATALLTAIGWIAWGADPHFAILTAVAVLIITCPCALGLAVPAVQVVVSGALFKAGVLLGSGDGVERIATCDTVVLDKTGTLTSPEARLANRAEAPADLVALAARLAQTSSHPLAKALGLALSREGLDTRPLAGAREEPGRGVVAIFDGVEARLGSAAFCDAEAEAAQALADDPDATAIAVSLGARRAVLTLRQTLREDAAETVARLERMGLSVMIVSGDREGPVARAAAAVGVADWRAGAKPGDKTALIEALKGEGRRVLMVGDGLNDAPALAAAHASLSPISASHLTQTCADALVLGDRLGPVADAVALTRRALAVMRQNLWLATLYNLIAVPIAVAGYVTPLVAAIAMSGSSIVVTVNALRAQARPRKAATGASPSASPARSAAAAAPRPAFEEAAP is encoded by the coding sequence GGCGCGCCCGGCCTCGAGGCCGCGCGGCTCAACTACACCACCCGCCGCCTCACGCTGCGCCTCGCCGAGGACGCCGATCCGGCCGAGGCGGTGGCGCGGCTGGAGCGGCTCGGCTACCGGGCCTACCCGTTCACCCCCTCGCGCGAGGAGGCGATCGAGAGCGCCGAGACCAAGGATCTGCTCACCCGCCTCGGCGTCGCCGCCTTCGCGACGATGAACATCATGCTCCTGTCGGTCTCGGTCTGGTCCGGCAACGCGAGCGACATCGACCCCGCGACGCGCGACCTCTTCCACTGGATCTCGGCCCTGATCGCGATCCCCGCGGTGGCCTATTCCGGCCAGCCCTTCTTCAGGGCCGCGATCCGCTCGATCCGGTCGGGCGCGCTCGGCATGGACGTGCCGATCTCGCTCGGCGTGCTCTTGGCGGTGGGCGTCTCGCTCTACGAGACCGCGCATTCGGCGACGCACGCCTATTTCGATTCCGCCGTGATGCTGCTCGCCTTCCTGCTCGCCGGACGCGTGCTCGACCAGGCGATGCGCAAGCGCACCCGGGCCGTCGCCGGCAATCTCATCGCGCTGCGCGGCGACACGGCCCGCCGGATCGGCTCCGACGGCGCGATCGTCGAGGTCCCGGTGCTGGCGATCAAGGCCGGCGAGCGCATCGCCGTGCGCCCGGGCGACCGCATCGCCGTCGACGGCGTGGTGGAGGAGGGGGCCTCCGAGGTCGACGCGAGCCTCGTCACCGGCGAGACCGCGCACGATCCCGTGGCGCCCGGCGCCATCGTCCATTCCGGCACGCTGAACGTCTCGGGCGCGCTCGTCGTGCGCGCCACCGCCGCCGCCGAGAGCTCGCTCGTCGCCGAGGTCAACAAGCTCCTCGACGCGGCGCTGCTCGCCAAGTCGAAATACGTGCGCATCGCCGACAAGGCCGCGCGGCTCTACTCGCCCGTGGTGCACGCGACCGCGCTCCTCACCGCCATCGGCTGGATCGCCTGGGGCGCCGACCCGCATTTCGCCATCCTCACCGCGGTCGCGGTGCTGATCATCACCTGCCCCTGCGCGCTCGGCCTCGCCGTGCCGGCGGTGCAGGTCGTCGTCTCGGGCGCCCTGTTCAAGGCCGGCGTGCTGCTCGGGTCCGGCGACGGCGTCGAGCGGATCGCCACCTGCGACACGGTCGTCCTCGACAAGACCGGCACGCTGACGAGCCCCGAGGCGCGCCTCGCCAACCGCGCGGAGGCGCCCGCCGACCTCGTCGCCCTCGCGGCGCGGCTCGCCCAGACCTCCTCGCATCCGCTGGCCAAGGCGCTGGGCCTCGCCCTCTCGCGCGAGGGACTCGACACGCGCCCCCTCGCCGGCGCGCGCGAGGAGCCGGGCCGCGGCGTCGTCGCGATCTTCGACGGCGTCGAGGCGCGGCTCGGGTCCGCCGCCTTCTGCGACGCCGAAGCCGAGGCCGCGCAGGCGCTCGCGGACGACCCGGACGCCACCGCCATCGCCGTCTCGCTGGGCGCGCGCCGCGCCGTGCTCACCCTGCGCCAGACCCTGCGCGAGGACGCCGCCGAGACCGTGGCGCGGCTCGAGCGCATGGGGCTGTCCGTCATGATCGTCTCCGGCGACCGCGAGGGGCCCGTCGCCCGCGCCGCCGCGGCGGTCGGCGTCGCGGACTGGCGCGCCGGCGCGAAGCCCGGCGACAAGACGGCGCTCATCGAGGCGCTGAAAGGGGAGGGGCGGCGGGTGCTGATGGTCGGCGACGGCCTCAACGACGCTCCCGCGCTCGCCGCCGCCCACGCCTCGCTCTCGCCGATCTCGGCCTCGCACCTCACCCAGACCTGCGCCGACGCGCTCGTGCTGGGAGACCGGCTCGGGCCGGTGGCCGACGCCGTGGCGCTCACCCGCCGGGCGCTCGCGGTGATGCGCCAGAACCTCTGGCTCGCGACGCTCTACAACCTGATCGCCGTACCCATCGCGGTCGCCGGCTACGTCACCCCGCTCGTCGCCGCGATCGCCATGTCGGGCTCGTCCATCGTCGTCACCGTGAACGCGCTCCGGGCGCAGGCGCGTCCGCGCAAGGCGGCGACCGGGGCCTCGCCTTCGGCGTCGCCGGCGCGATCCGCCGCCGCCGCCGCGCCCCGCCCCGCTTTCGAGGAGGCCGCCCCGTGA